One part of the Tenacibaculum sp. 190130A14a genome encodes these proteins:
- a CDS encoding NAD(P)/FAD-dependent oxidoreductase — MIQSYKKKPTLQENYDTIIIGSGMGGLATAAILAKEGQKVLVLERHYTAGGFTHIFKRKGYEWDVGIHYIGEVQREKSLLKKLFDYVTDSQLKWQDMGQVYDKIVIGDKHYDFVKGVKNFKKQMIAYFPEEEQAIHSYVDTVFNAVRASKNYYISKTLSPFVNSLVGGYLRKPFHKYSDKTTYQVLREMTDNEELIKVLTGQYGDYGLPPKQSSFSMHASVARHYFDGGSFPIGGSSQIAKTIDPVIEKAGGTILVSAEVDQVLIEKGKATGVQMKDGKQILAKNIISNAGLITTYNKLLPQQTVEKYQLKKQLQKVKPSVAHVSLYIGLEGTPEELQIPTTNYWVYPEKGDHDSCVQNYLDDLSQPFPVVYMSFPCAKDPDWSNRYPGKSSIDIITLVPYETFEQWKDSSWKKRGEEYEDIKETIAQRLLQELYKQLPHLEGKISYYELSTPLTTEHFVNYEKGEIYGLDHSPSRFRQGFLKPKTPIKNFYLTGQDIVTAGVGGALFSGILSATAVTGKNMLKKVL, encoded by the coding sequence ATGATTCAATCCTACAAAAAGAAACCTACCCTACAAGAAAATTACGATACTATTATTATTGGCTCTGGAATGGGCGGACTTGCCACAGCAGCGATTCTTGCTAAAGAAGGTCAAAAAGTACTAGTATTAGAACGACATTATACCGCAGGCGGTTTTACCCATATCTTTAAACGTAAAGGTTACGAATGGGATGTAGGAATACACTATATTGGAGAAGTACAACGTGAAAAAAGTTTATTAAAAAAACTATTCGATTATGTTACTGATAGCCAATTAAAATGGCAAGACATGGGCCAAGTATATGATAAGATTGTTATTGGCGATAAACATTATGATTTTGTAAAAGGAGTTAAAAACTTTAAAAAACAAATGATTGCTTACTTCCCAGAAGAAGAACAAGCAATTCATAGCTATGTAGACACAGTTTTTAATGCTGTAAGAGCCAGCAAAAACTATTATATCAGCAAAACTTTGTCTCCTTTTGTCAATAGCCTTGTTGGTGGATATTTACGTAAGCCTTTTCATAAGTATTCCGATAAAACTACCTATCAAGTACTTCGTGAAATGACCGATAACGAAGAGCTCATTAAAGTACTTACAGGACAATATGGTGATTACGGATTACCCCCAAAGCAAAGTAGTTTCTCGATGCATGCCTCTGTAGCACGCCATTATTTTGACGGAGGAAGCTTTCCTATTGGAGGATCTTCTCAGATTGCCAAAACTATTGATCCTGTGATTGAAAAAGCAGGTGGAACTATTTTGGTAAGTGCTGAAGTAGATCAGGTATTGATTGAAAAAGGAAAAGCTACAGGAGTTCAAATGAAAGATGGCAAACAAATTTTGGCTAAAAACATTATTAGCAATGCCGGATTAATTACCACCTATAATAAATTACTTCCACAACAAACGGTAGAAAAGTATCAATTAAAAAAACAATTGCAAAAAGTAAAACCTTCGGTTGCCCATGTAAGTTTGTATATCGGATTAGAAGGTACTCCAGAAGAATTACAAATTCCAACCACCAACTATTGGGTATATCCTGAAAAAGGAGATCATGATAGCTGTGTACAAAATTATTTAGATGATTTATCACAACCTTTTCCTGTTGTATATATGTCTTTCCCATGTGCTAAAGATCCAGATTGGTCGAATCGTTATCCTGGAAAAAGCTCTATAGATATTATCACCTTGGTACCTTATGAAACCTTTGAACAATGGAAAGACTCTTCATGGAAAAAACGTGGTGAGGAATATGAAGATATCAAAGAAACCATTGCACAACGACTGTTACAGGAATTGTACAAACAATTACCTCATTTAGAGGGTAAAATAAGCTATTACGAGCTATCTACTCCTTTAACCACCGAACATTTTGTGAATTACGAAAAAGGTGAAATTTACGGATTAGATCATAGCCCTTCACGATTTAGACAAGGATTTTTAAAACCCAAAACACCTATTAAAAACTTTTACTTAACTGGGCAAGATATTGTTACGGCAGGTGTTGGAGGGGCCTTATTCTCGGGAATCTTATCGGCTACCGCTGTCACAGGAAAAAATATGTTGAAGAAGGTGTTGTAA
- a CDS encoding LytTR family DNA-binding domain-containing protein, with amino-acid sequence MNKLNPSIKHHVWVGLFSSLWIFIFTYAIKPFDSGKAGLEAWWLFLSVGFSLITFISYFITILVQDNIYVQIEKWNVGLEISILLLFFLLNHVLSYSYYKSPFLKGIWNFSEFSYAFLKSLFLFAPVVLFARWFILRFIPQKATITTTPKDPILTIKGEYKLDLLKIRQSELICISKSQNYIEVFFVEQETSKSKLIRSSLKKIQQKHPFLIQVHRSHLVNPAHFKSWKNTQTLSLTHIEIPVSKNYKNNTAVFRT; translated from the coding sequence TTGAACAAACTCAATCCATCTATAAAACACCATGTATGGGTAGGACTCTTTAGTAGTCTTTGGATCTTCATTTTCACTTATGCAATCAAACCTTTCGATAGTGGAAAAGCTGGACTAGAAGCATGGTGGTTGTTTTTAAGTGTTGGTTTTAGTTTGATTACCTTCATAAGCTATTTTATAACTATACTCGTTCAAGATAATATTTATGTACAAATAGAAAAATGGAATGTAGGACTGGAAATAAGCATCTTGTTACTATTTTTTCTATTGAACCATGTATTGAGTTATAGCTATTACAAAAGTCCTTTTTTAAAAGGTATTTGGAATTTCTCAGAGTTTTCTTATGCCTTTTTAAAATCCCTGTTCTTGTTTGCCCCTGTTGTTTTATTTGCAAGATGGTTTATTCTAAGGTTTATTCCTCAAAAAGCAACAATAACTACAACACCAAAAGACCCAATTTTAACAATTAAAGGAGAATATAAACTAGACCTTCTAAAAATCAGACAGTCGGAGTTAATCTGTATTTCGAAATCTCAAAACTATATAGAGGTTTTCTTTGTAGAACAAGAGACTTCAAAATCAAAATTGATTCGATCTTCCCTAAAGAAAATTCAACAGAAACATCCCTTTTTAATACAGGTACATCGCTCACATTTGGTCAATCCAGCACATTTTAAATCTTGGAAAAATACTCAAACACTTTCGCTCACTCATATAGAAATTCCCGTTTCTAAAAATTATAAAAATAATACCGCTGTTTTTCGTACCTAA
- a CDS encoding GNAT family N-acetyltransferase: MMKFRNATKNDLEHIVAMIADDELGKKRENYQLPLPKAYISAFEQIISDKNQELIVVENEQNEIIGTLQLSFLQYLTYQGGIRAQIEAVRIRKDQRGKGIGKKMFLWAIERAKEKGAHLIQLTSDKQRPKAIQFYETLGFKASHEGMKLHFE, from the coding sequence ATGATGAAATTTAGGAATGCCACAAAAAATGACCTTGAGCACATCGTAGCGATGATAGCCGATGATGAACTAGGAAAAAAAAGAGAAAACTATCAGTTGCCCTTACCTAAAGCATATATTAGTGCTTTTGAACAAATAATTTCTGATAAAAATCAAGAACTTATCGTGGTAGAAAATGAACAAAATGAAATTATAGGTACTTTGCAACTCTCATTTCTTCAGTACTTGACTTATCAAGGAGGAATACGAGCACAAATTGAAGCCGTAAGAATTCGTAAAGACCAAAGAGGAAAAGGTATTGGAAAGAAAATGTTTCTATGGGCTATTGAAAGAGCTAAAGAAAAAGGAGCGCATTTAATACAACTCACTTCAGACAAACAACGACCTAAAGCCATTCAGTTTTATGAAACATTAGGTTTTAAAGCGAGTCATGAAGGAATGAAATTACATTTTGAGTAA